GCCTACCTCGACAAGCACGCACCCCAGACGAGCCTCATCATCACAGGCGGCCTGCGCGTCTCGTCCGACTTCGTGAAGGCGCTCGCGATGGGGGCCGACGCCGTGGCCGTGGCAAGCGCCGTCCTCATGGCCGCCGGCTGCCAGCAGTACCGCATCTGTGGGAGCGGCATGTGCCCTGCGGGCATCGCCACGCAGGACGAGGGGCTGCGTCGCCGCCTCGACGTGGACGCTGCCGCGACCCGTGTGGCCAACTTCCTTGGTGCGAGCTGCGAGGAGCTCCGCATGTTCGGCCGTGTGACGGGTCACGCCGACATCCATGACCTCTCGCGCAAGGACCTCGTCACCGTGGACCGCGAGATCGCCAAGCGCTGCCACATCAAGCGGGCATAGGCCTCTCGCAGGTCAATCGGCCGCCACGTCACCCTCGCCGAACCACCGGTCGAAACGGTGCGGCCACGGCGCGCGGACGACCAGGTGCTCGCCCGTCACGGGATGGTCGAACTCCTCCTCCAAGGCATGCAACATGAGGCCATCGTCACTGCGCTCGCCCCCATAGAGGACGTCGCCCACGATCGGATGGCCATCCGTCGAGAGGTGCACACGAATCTGATGGCGCCGACCGGTCCTGAGCTCGACCAGCAGCAGGGAGTGGACGCTCGCTCCCCCACGGGTCCTCCCCGCCGAGGTCCGCGCCTTGCAGACGGCCCTGGTCTCGGCGGGCTTGCCACCCTCGCCGACACGCATGCGTCGGGCGTCGTGACGGTCACGGGCGATCGGGCCATCGAAGCGCTGGCACTCCCAGGAGACGTCCCCTGACACCACGGCGAGGTAGCGCTTGTGCATGCCGTGGCCCGCCACCAGCGCGTCGAGCTTGGGCTGCACGTCCTTGTCCAGCGAGAAGCACACGACACCCGTGGTCTCGCGGTCGAGGCGCTGCACGGCCTGGAGGTCGCTCGCATCGCGCCCCTCGGCCTCGAGATGGGACCGCACGAGGTCGGTCAACGTGGCGGCTCCCGTGCCGTCGCCATGGACGATGATGCCCGCCGGCTTGTCCACCGCGACCAGCCACTCGTCCTCGTAGAGGGTGGCGAGGCCCTCGTCCCTCTCGGTATCGTCCATTGCCCGCTCCCCCCGTCCGGCCCGTATGACCCCAGTATGGACCACGGGCTACAATGGCCACGTGGAAAGGGACCGCATGGAGGTACTGCAGGGATATCTCGTCATCGTCGCGAGCACGGCCGTGGTCTACCTGTTCGTGGTGATCGCGCTCAAGGTCTTCGGCAAGACCGAGATCGCGCAGCTCTCGGTCGTGGACCTCGTCTTCATCATGCTCCTGGGCAACGCCGTGCAGAACGCCATGGTGGGAAGCGACACCACGCTCGCAGGTGGCCTCGTGGCCGCGACCACGCTGTTCGTCATGAACCTCGCCTTCAAGCAGCTCCTCTACTATGTCCCAGGCTTTGCTCGCCTCGTCTCGGGAGGCCCCATCACGCTCGTACGGGACGGCGTCGTGAACGAGCGCAACCTCAAGAGGTCGCTGCTCACCCATGACGAGCTCGACGAGTCCCTCCGCGAGCACGGGATCGAGCATGTCGAGGACGTCGACTACGCCATCCTCGAGACCGACGGCAACATCTCCGTGATGTCCAAGCAGTTCGAGGCCACGACCTCACGGTCGAGGCGCGTTCCCCGCAGGAGGACCCGGAAGGACTAGGCTCATCCAGGGATAGGGGCATCGCCGTCCTGGGAAGCGACAGGGCTGATGCCAGCCTCGCCCAACAGCTCGGCAAGCATCCCCGCATAAAGGTCGGGATGGCGAAGCGACAGCTCGCCGTGGCCCATGCCTTCCAAGACCCGTAGCTCGGCATGAGGCACAGCCGCAGCGATGAGCTCGGCAGATTCGCGCATTGGACGAGGCTCCTTGCTCCCCACGCAGACGAACATAGGTGCCGTCGCCTGGGAGAATCCTGGCTTGAGCGAATAGCTCCCATTAGCTCGCACCACGGCCGAGAGCGTGGCGGGCCTCATGCGACGGCTGTCCTCGAAGTAGAGGTCGAACTCATCGTCAGGGAGCGCGAGCGACTTGGCCTGCGCCCGGGCGAACCACTCGTGCTGGGCCAGCCCAGCGACCGCTCCGCTGACCGTAGCCATCGCCCCCGTACCCGACAGAGACACCACGCAGGCACTCTCGATGAGAGCCGCATCAGCAATGTCAGGATCCTGACTCAGGGCCTCGACAACAATCTGCGCCCCGATGGAAAGCCCCGCCACCACAGCCACGTGGCCTGCGCACTCCTCACGCACGTAGGAGACCAGATTCGAGGCTGAGTCCTCGATCGATACGAAGGGCGTCTCCGCATCGGCGCCGTGCCCGTCGATGATGGGGAGGACGAAGCAAAGGGGACCGAGACGTCGCTGGACCTGCACCATCACGGGCTTCCATGACCAGCTTGACAGGCCTCCGCCATGGACGAGGATCATGCAAGGTCGATCGAGGGGACCTTCCACCTCAAAACGCATGAGAACCTCCCTGGTCGCTCCCCGCCAAAGGGATGCTTGGCTCTGCAATGGTTACTACCCATTCATCGACAGCGATGCGTTGTACCAGCTCACAGCGTGGGTTCGTATAAGTGAACCTTGTCTGAAGGCCCTTCTCTGCCATATGGTCCCCATGATGGGCGCAAAGCCCAACAAAGAGTACCCGCGCGCGACGGATGGGGGACATCATGAAGAGGCTCTGGAACATGTCGCAGACGACGAAGGTGATTCTCTGCTCGATCTTCGTCCTTGTGTTGGTCATCGAGCCGAACCTGTCGCTCGCAGCCCCCTGGTTCACCTCCCAGAAGGCCTATGGCGAGACGGCCGTCGCCGCGCAGGAGGCTGCGGCCACGGAAGGGCAGGCAGCCACGCCCGAGGCAACCGTGGCGGAGGAGCCTGTCGCCGCTGAGGAGCCTGCGGTCGAGGAGCAGGAGCCTGTCGCCGTCGAGGAAGGGCCTTCGGCCGAGGCACCTGCCGCTGAGGAGCCTGCAACCGAGGAGCAGACCGCTGACGAGGCCGTGGAGCCCACACCCGCCGAGAGCCCGGTTGCAGTCGAGGCCACATCGCCCGTCACCACCCCCACAGCCGAGGTCGCCTCGACCACATCTGCGACCAGCGCACCGTCCTCCAGCACCTCGACGCCCGCACAGGACACGCTCGTACCCATGGCCGCCACGGATGTGGCCGTCAGCTATGACGGTGGGTCCGTCAGTGTGGACAGCGGCACGTTCTCATTCGGTACCTCGGGCGTCAGCATGGGCGTCCTGATTGAGGGCACGCGCTATGACGGCACGAGCAGCACCTTGTCCCTGACCGACGGCGAAAGCGTCACACTCGAGCTCTCGTTCCCCGAAGGGCAGGACAAGTCCGCGACCGTCACGCTCGGCCAGGGCAACTCAAAGACCATCCTCTCGGGCGACGCCGACAAGAACTTCTCGTTCACCATGAGCTCCGACATCACCCAGATAGCCATCAGCATCCAGGACCTCTCCTCGGCCGAACTCTCCTATGAGAACAACAAGGTCGTGCCGAGCGCCGGCACCTTCACGTTTGGGAGCACGGGCGTCACTGCCAAGGCCACGGTCGGTGGCGTGGACTACACGGGCGACTCCGGGGACATCATCGGTGTCATCGGGAGCCAGGTGGTCCTCACGTTCGACGGCATCCCCTCCGACAAGGTGGTGACCGTCGAGAAGGACGGCTCCAAGACCACCATCGACCCTACCGCCTCGGACAAGACCTTTACGTTCGCATTGGGTACCTCATCCACTCAAGTGAACATCTCGGTCGATGACGTCACCACCACGTCGATCATGTACCAGAGCGAGAAGCTCACCCCGACCGATGGCAGCTTCGCATTCACCCCCACGGGCATAGCCTGCACGGTCAAGGTGGGCGGGACGGGATATCAGGGCAGTTCCGCCGACATCCCCGCACCCATCGGCAGCACCGTCGAGATCACGTTCACCGGCATCCCCGCAGGCGGCAAGGCCGACGTCAGCGTGGGTGGTCAGCAGAGGCAAGTCACCTCGGCCAATCCCACGGTCTCGTTCACCATGGACCAGAGCACGAACCAGATCCAGGTCGACCTTCCGTCCACGACGATCGTCTGGTCAGGCGGAACACCTACGGTCCAAGGAGGCACCTTCACCTTTGGCACCATAGGGTTGACCATGACGGCAAAGGTAGGGGGAAGCAGCTACACCGGAAGCTCGGTACAGATCCCAGCGCTCTCGGGCGAGACGGTCGCACTCGACTTCGACGTCCCAACAGGCAAGTCCGTGCTTGTCGAGGTGCAGACCGCAGGCGGTCCTCAGAGCAAGACGCTGACCTCGAGCGACCACGCCTTCTCGTTCACCATGGACGAGAACTCGGGGACGGTCACCGTAGGCACCTCGACCACCCTCAGCCTGAGCTCCACGTATGATGCCACCTACCAGTCGACCTATGCCAGCATCCAGTACCGCGTGAACGGGGGTGTCTGGACCGACCTCGCCACGAACACCACGGCGGGCACAGGTCAGTCCCAGCAAGGAACCACCTATACCTACACCCTGCCGAGCGGCACGGCAGACGTCAGGATCATCCAGCCCACCGATGGCACCGGAAAGCTCACCACCAACGGGGGCAAAGGCTGGATGGGGTCGTTCCAGAGCCCCTCGGGCACGGGCGTCCTACAGCCCTATCCCAGCGAGTTCAACGCCAACACCGGCTATGAGATAGACGGCTATGGCGTAGGCTCGTACACCATCGGCTTCACGCCCGCGTTCTGGTCGCTGTTCTGGGACAGCAAGACCGGTGGGTCCGTCCGCGATCAGGACGTGCTCACCAACGGCACCTGTCTCATCCAGGACTTCACCACCAACCCAGCCATCGTGCAGCAGGCCTCCCACCAGCAGGCCGATGGCACCGAGGGCTACGTGATGCTCAACAGCAACACCGCGACCATCACGGCCACGCTCACCCCCGCCCGTGGCTACCAGGTCCTCTCGACCAACATCAAGGACTCTGGCGGCAGCCAGATAGCCCTCACGGCAGACGCCAACAATGCCTGCACGTTCACGTTCAACGTCGCCAACAACGCGAACACGGCCATCACCGGTGCCTTCACCAAGGTCGATGACTCCGCCGAGGAGACGAGCGGCAGCCTCACATCCGCCAGCGTCTCCGACACGAACTCGGTCATCGACTCCGGCAACCTGGACATGAAGGTCGCTGATGCCGCCACCGACACGGCAGCCACCACAGTCACGGACGGCGGCACCGCGGTGGCCACCTACGACGTGAACCTCGACCAGTATTGGAACCAAGGCACGAGCTCGGCCCGCTGGACGAAGAACCTCACCGACCTTGGCGACACGGTGACGTTCACGCTCCAGCTCGCCGACGGCCTCCAGCTCGCCGACGGCGAGACCTACCAGGTCGTGCGCACCCACAATGGTGTGGATACGGTCGTGGACTCCACCTATGACGCCGCGACCAACTCGCTCACCGTCTCGTCCGACAAGTTCTCCGAGTTCACACTCGTGAAGAGCGCCGAGGCTGTCGTGACCCCCACCACGCCAGCTGCGACGACCACGGCCGCCGCGTCGGGCACGGCGTCCACACCCACCATCGCCGCGGTGTCGACCACGTCCTCCACGACCTCGACCCCCAAGACCGCGGACCCGCTGCCGACCACCCTCCTGGCAGGGTTTGCGACCTGCGGCATCGTGGCCCTTGGCATCGGTCTCGCACGCAGGGGACGGACTCGTCGGGACGAGGACGGCCGCTAGGCTGCTAGTCCTCCCAGAACCGCTTCGAGAGACCGGCGCGCGTCTGCGTGCCGGTCTTCTCGTATACCGAGGAGAGGTGCCTCTGCACCATGCGAAGGGATATCCCGAGGTCGATCGCCACCTGCTTGAGGGGCGCCTCGGTGGTGACGACCGGCTCCAGGACCTCGCGCTCGCGGGGCGTGAGGTGGTAGGTCTCCTGGAAGAGGCCCATGCGCTCGTCGAGACTGAGGGCAGGGGTCGGCGTGGGCCCGTCAGACACCGGCGTGAGCCAGGTCGAGGCCTCAGACATGACCAGGAACAGCGACAGCGCGATGCCCACGAAGAGCACCAGGTCGACGATGAAGATCAGGATGATGTCGCCCGACTGCACGAGCGCGAGCGACGGGATGGCGATGGCAAGCGCCACGGCGTTGTTGAGCGCACGCCCCATACCAGCCCAGAGCGACGGACGCTTGGTGAGCGGCGCGAGGATGAGGAACGACGAGGTGAGGTAGACCGCGTAGAACCCAGACGAGAGGAAGAAGATGACGGCACAGAGCCAGGCGCTCCCACCCTCCTCGAGCACGAGCACCGCGATGGTCGAGAGCATGGCCATGCAGAACATCACGATCGGCATGGGACGACGGTCCTTGAGGTCGAACGTACAGCCGGCAAGCAGGGCGCTCGCCGCCAGGAGGAGCCGTGGCCATGAGGCGAGCTGCACGTCCCCACGGGCATTGGCCATGGTGACGATGTTGTCGAGCGTCCCGAAGAGGCAGGTCATGAGCACGATCGCGACGACCATGCCGACAAGCTCACGACGGAGGCCACGGGCGGCACCCCCGTCAAGGTCTGGCGCGGCCTTCGCCTCCACGTCATCGGCGGCAGGGAGATGGACCTCCCCACCAGCACGTCCGAGGCAGAGGATGAGACCTACGCCTGCGACCGCAAGGAGGCAGAGCTCGAGGGGCATCGACCCCAACAGGTTGTTCACCAGGAACTGCAGGAGCAGCCCGGCCGCGTACGAGACCGCCACGAGCCGGGACAGATAGGGCCCGGCGAACGAGACCGACGCCACCCGATGCGCCGCTGCCCCGGCGATGCCGAGGACGACGAACGCCACGCAGCCGACGGCCTGGACGGCAGAGGCATCCCCGAGCAGGAAGACGACCACGAACGAGACGGCGAGGACCGCCGCGCCGACGGCCTGCGAGAGGGACCTCCGCTCGTGAAGCACACGCTCGAGCGGGGCATAGGCGACGAAGCCGACGACGCTCGCTCCCAGCACGAGACCTTGGGCCAAGACGACCGACTCCGAGCCGACCAGCCCGCCCATGACGGTGTCGAAGCAGAACTCCCCCGTGAGGAAGACGAAGAAGAACAGGGCGAGGGCGGCCACGGAGGTCGCGGCATCCCGTATCGCGCGCAGCATCCCCAGCCTCCTTACCCCAGGAGCTCTTGGACCTTCTCGACCAGCTGGGCCTGCGGCACCGTGACCTGCTCGTGCGTGGCCATGTCACGAAGGGTCGCCGTCTGGGCGGCCACCTCGTCGGGACCGAGCACCACGCAGACGCGCGCATGGTGCTTGTCGGCCTGCTTGAACTGGCTCTTGAGCGAGCGGCCCTGGTAGTCGGCCTCGCAGCGGATACCGGCCTGGCGCAGGGCGAGCGTCAGCGGGAAGACCTTCTCGCGGAGGTCTGCCTCGGTGTTCGCCACATAGACGCAGGAGGGGTCCTCACCCGCAAGGTCCACCCCAGCGTCCTCGAGCGCGAGCACGATGCGCTCGAAGCCCACGGCGAACCCGATGCCTGGGGTGGGCTTGCCGCCCTCGAGCTCCATGAGGCCGTCGTAGCGACCGCCGCCACCGATGGCACCGATGTTGGCATCACCCGCATACTCGACCTCGAAGACGGTCCGGGTGTAGTAGTCGAGGCCACGCACGAGCGTCGGGTCCTCGTCATAGGCGATGCCTGCCTCGTCGAGGTAGCGCTTGACCTGCGCATAGTGGGCCGCGCAGTCGTCGCAGAGCGAGTCGGGCAGCTTGGGTGCGCCCTCCATCACCTCGTTGCAGTGCGGGTTCTTGCAGTCGAACGCACGCAGGGGGTTGATCTGGGCGCGCTCGATGCAGTCCTCGCACATCTCGTCGGCGTGGTCGAGGATGAAGGCGCGGACCTTGTCGCGGTAGGCGGGGCGACAGGCCGCATCGCCCATCGAGTTGATCATGAGGTGGAGCTTGGAGGCATCGAGCCCGAGGCGCTTGTAGAACTCCATGAGGATGATGATGCACTCGGCGTCGGCCGCAGGGTCAGGTGCCCCGAGCCACTCCATGCCCACCTGGTGGAACTGGCGGAGGCGCCCCTTCTGCGGACGCTCGCCGCGGAACATCGGCTCGGCGTACCAGAGCTTCACCGGCGCCCCGCCCTGCGGGACGAGGTTGTTCTCCACGGCCGAGCGCACCACGCCGGCCGTCCCCTCCGGACGCAGCGCCAGACGCTGGCGAGGCTTGAGATGCGACTCCCCGCCGGCCGAGAACACGCCTTCGAGCAGCGCACCCGAGAAGACGCGGAACATCTCCTTGCGCACCACGTCGGTCGACTCGCCGATGCCATGGACGAAGGTGTCGACCTGCTCCATGGCAGGGGTCTCCATGAGGTCGAAGCCGTAGGCATCGAAGAGGTCGCGGGCCACGTCCTGCATGCGCTGCCAGGCACGCATGTACCCTCCGATAAGGTCCTCGGTACCCTGTGCCTTCTGTGCCATGAGCGGTGTCCCTTCACGTGTGGCCGCGGCGCGGCCCGATACAGCGTGGTCAAGTATAGAGCAAGGTCGCACGAGGACCGCGAGCTCGGCCCCCGCGGAGCAGTGACCTCGCGCGCGGGCTTGCTCCCAGAAGCGGAAGGACGGCGTGCCTCGCGCCTGAACCCCATCGAGGCACTACGGCACCGATTGGGTCTCCCGACATATAGGGAAAGGGGCCCGGCCATGACAGCCGAGCCCCTTCTGCGCCATCGGACGAAGCCGGCACTAGCAGATCTTGTAGATCCAGCTGTCGGGATCGGCGATCTTGCCCGACTGGATGCCCGTGAGGGTCTCGCGGAGCTTGGTCATGACCGGGCCAGGCTTCTCCATGCCGGCACCGATGACGGTGGTGTCACCGTGGTCGTCGATCTCACCCACCGGGGAGATGACGGCAGCGGTGCCGCAGAGGCCCGCCTCCACGAACTTGCCGTCCTTGACCTCCTGGAACTTGACCGGACGCTCGTCGACCTTCATGCCCAGGATGTTCTGGGCCACATAGACGAGACTGCGACGGGTGATGGAGGGCAGGATCGAGTCCGTGAAGGACTTGGGCACCACGAGCGTGCCGTCCTTGTCGACGAACAGGATGTTCGCGCCACCGGTCTCCTCCACGTAGGTATGGGTCTCGGGGTCGAGGTAGAGGTTGTCGTTGAAGCCGGCCTCGTGTGCGAGCTCGTAGGGGTACAGGCTCATCGCGTAGTTGAGGCCCGCCTTGATGTTGCCGGTGCCATGGGGCGCGGCACGGTCGTAGTCGGGGATACGGATGGCGATGGGCACGGCGCCACCCTTGAAGTAGGGGCCGACCGGCGTGACCAGGATGCGGAACTGGTAGGAGTCGGCAGGCTTGACACCGATGACCTCGCCCGTCGCGAACATGAGCGGACGCACGTAGAGCGTGGCGCCGGAGCCGAAGGGCGGCACCCAGGCGGCATTGGCCTTGACGACCTGCTTGACGGCCTCGACGAACTTGTCCTCGGGGAACTGCGGCATGACGAGGCGAGCCTCGGAGTCGGCCATGCGCTTGGCGTTGAGGTTGGGACGGAAGCAGACGATGTCACCGTTCTCGGTGGTGTAGGCCTTGAGACCCTCGAAGCACTCCTGGCAGTAGTGGAGGATGCCGGAGCACTCGGAGAGCGTGACGGTGTGGTCGGTGGTTAGACCGCCTTCCTCCCATGCGCCGTCATGGTAGTTGCAGACATAGCTGTAGTCGGTCTTCTGGTACGCGAAGGTCAGGCTACCCCAGTCCAGGTTCTTCTTCTCCATGCTGTGCTCCTCCACTGCTTGGGACACCCGCAACGACGCTGCGGGTTAGCGAAGAATTGTACCTCGCGACACAGGGGCCACGCCGTCCTGTAGCACATCGGAAACAGAAGCGGGCAGCGTACGGGCCCCATGCCGCCCATGAGCCCGTACCGCTAGAATGTCCTGGACGACCCAGCGAGACAGGAGCATCGCATGCGCATGTTCGACAACGACTATTCCGAGGGGGCGGCGCCCCAGGTGCTGCAGGCCCTCATCGCCACCAACGCCGAGCAGTGCCCGGGCTATACCGAGGGAGACCCCCACTGCGACCATGCGCGCGAGCTCATACGCGAGGCCTGCGCCGCACCTGGTGCCGACGTCGAGTTCTGCATCGGCGGCACCTCGGCCAACCTCGTCGGCGTCACGGGCATGCTCCGCGACTTCGAGGGCGTCGTCTGCACCAAGGACGCCCACATCGTGGTGCACGAGACCGGTGCCATCGCCGCCTGCGGACGGAGCGTCCTACCCACCCAGGACGCGGACGGGTTCCTCTCGCCCGCCGAGGCCGAGCGCGTCTGGCATGCCCAGACCTCGTGCGGCAGGCACATGACCCGTCCGGCCGTGGTCTACATCTCAGACACCACCGAGCTCGGCGGCGTGTGGACCCGCGCGCGCTTCGATGCCGTCTGCGACTGGGCGGACTCCCATGACCTCAAGGTCTACCTCGACGGGGCGCGCCTGGGCTGTGCCCTCACCGCCGAGAGCTCCGACCTCGACCTCACGCACATCGCGCGGCGCTGCGCCGCCTTCACCATCGGGGGGACCAAGAACGGGGCCCTCTTCGGGGAGGCCATGGTCATCAACGACCCGATGCTCAAGCGCTCCTTCCCCTACCTCGTGAAGGAGCGTGGCGGCCTCATGGCCAAGGGACGCCTGCTGGGCGTGCAGTTCGAGACCCTCATGCAGGACGGCCTCTACTGGCAGCTTGCCGAGCACTCCAACGGGTGCGCCTGCGCCCTGCGCGACGGCCTGGTGGCCGCCGGCCTCAAGCCCTACGTCGCAAGCGACTCCAACCAGCAGTTCTTCGTGGTCACCAACGAGCAGGCTGCACGTCTCTGTGAGGCCTGCAGCTGCGAGAGCTTCTTCTGGCCTGACGCCGAGCACACCGTGGTCCGCTTCACCTGCTCATGGGCGACCTCGGCAGCCGACGTGGCCGAGCTCGTCGAGTTCGCCGGGAACCTCTAGGCATGGCGGAACGCGTGACGCCCGAGGCTGCGGCCCACACCACCCATGACCCCCTCTCCCGCCCGCTCGTGGTGGCCGCGCTCGCCTGCCTGGCATGCCTGCTCTGGGGGTCGGCCGTCCCGGTGACGCGTATCG
This genomic stretch from Atopobiaceae bacterium harbors:
- a CDS encoding RluA family pseudouridine synthase, which encodes MDDTERDEGLATLYEDEWLVAVDKPAGIIVHGDGTGAATLTDLVRSHLEAEGRDASDLQAVQRLDRETTGVVCFSLDKDVQPKLDALVAGHGMHKRYLAVVSGDVSWECQRFDGPIARDRHDARRMRVGEGGKPAETRAVCKARTSAGRTRGGASVHSLLLVELRTGRRHQIRVHLSTDGHPIVGDVLYGGERSDDGLMLHALEEEFDHPVTGEHLVVRAPWPHRFDRWFGEGDVAAD
- a CDS encoding DUF421 domain-containing protein, whose amino-acid sequence is MEVLQGYLVIVASTAVVYLFVVIALKVFGKTEIAQLSVVDLVFIMLLGNAVQNAMVGSDTTLAGGLVAATTLFVMNLAFKQLLYYVPGFARLVSGGPITLVRDGVVNERNLKRSLLTHDELDESLREHGIEHVEDVDYAILETDGNISVMSKQFEATTSRSRRVPRRRTRKD
- a CDS encoding alpha/beta hydrolase, whose translation is MVQVQRRLGPLCFVLPIIDGHGADAETPFVSIEDSASNLVSYVREECAGHVAVVAGLSIGAQIVVEALSQDPDIADAALIESACVVSLSGTGAMATVSGAVAGLAQHEWFARAQAKSLALPDDEFDLYFEDSRRMRPATLSAVVRANGSYSLKPGFSQATAPMFVCVGSKEPRPMRESAELIAAAVPHAELRVLEGMGHGELSLRHPDLYAGMLAELLGEAGISPVASQDGDAPIPG
- a CDS encoding LuxR C-terminal-related transcriptional regulator — encoded protein: MLRAIRDAATSVAALALFFFVFLTGEFCFDTVMGGLVGSESVVLAQGLVLGASVVGFVAYAPLERVLHERRSLSQAVGAAVLAVSFVVVFLLGDASAVQAVGCVAFVVLGIAGAAAHRVASVSFAGPYLSRLVAVSYAAGLLLQFLVNNLLGSMPLELCLLAVAGVGLILCLGRAGGEVHLPAADDVEAKAAPDLDGGAARGLRRELVGMVVAIVLMTCLFGTLDNIVTMANARGDVQLASWPRLLLAASALLAGCTFDLKDRRPMPIVMFCMAMLSTIAVLVLEEGGSAWLCAVIFFLSSGFYAVYLTSSFLILAPLTKRPSLWAGMGRALNNAVALAIAIPSLALVQSGDIILIFIVDLVLFVGIALSLFLVMSEASTWLTPVSDGPTPTPALSLDERMGLFQETYHLTPREREVLEPVVTTEAPLKQVAIDLGISLRMVQRHLSSVYEKTGTQTRAGLSKRFWED
- the hisS gene encoding histidine--tRNA ligase; amino-acid sequence: MAQKAQGTEDLIGGYMRAWQRMQDVARDLFDAYGFDLMETPAMEQVDTFVHGIGESTDVVRKEMFRVFSGALLEGVFSAGGESHLKPRQRLALRPEGTAGVVRSAVENNLVPQGGAPVKLWYAEPMFRGERPQKGRLRQFHQVGMEWLGAPDPAADAECIIILMEFYKRLGLDASKLHLMINSMGDAACRPAYRDKVRAFILDHADEMCEDCIERAQINPLRAFDCKNPHCNEVMEGAPKLPDSLCDDCAAHYAQVKRYLDEAGIAYDEDPTLVRGLDYYTRTVFEVEYAGDANIGAIGGGGRYDGLMELEGGKPTPGIGFAVGFERIVLALEDAGVDLAGEDPSCVYVANTEADLREKVFPLTLALRQAGIRCEADYQGRSLKSQFKQADKHHARVCVVLGPDEVAAQTATLRDMATHEQVTVPQAQLVEKVQELLG
- a CDS encoding branched-chain amino acid aminotransferase, whose amino-acid sequence is MEKKNLDWGSLTFAYQKTDYSYVCNYHDGAWEEGGLTTDHTVTLSECSGILHYCQECFEGLKAYTTENGDIVCFRPNLNAKRMADSEARLVMPQFPEDKFVEAVKQVVKANAAWVPPFGSGATLYVRPLMFATGEVIGVKPADSYQFRILVTPVGPYFKGGAVPIAIRIPDYDRAAPHGTGNIKAGLNYAMSLYPYELAHEAGFNDNLYLDPETHTYVEETGGANILFVDKDGTLVVPKSFTDSILPSITRRSLVYVAQNILGMKVDERPVKFQEVKDGKFVEAGLCGTAAVISPVGEIDDHGDTTVIGAGMEKPGPVMTKLRETLTGIQSGKIADPDSWIYKIC
- a CDS encoding beta-eliminating lyase-related protein, with translation MRMFDNDYSEGAAPQVLQALIATNAEQCPGYTEGDPHCDHARELIREACAAPGADVEFCIGGTSANLVGVTGMLRDFEGVVCTKDAHIVVHETGAIAACGRSVLPTQDADGFLSPAEAERVWHAQTSCGRHMTRPAVVYISDTTELGGVWTRARFDAVCDWADSHDLKVYLDGARLGCALTAESSDLDLTHIARRCAAFTIGGTKNGALFGEAMVINDPMLKRSFPYLVKERGGLMAKGRLLGVQFETLMQDGLYWQLAEHSNGCACALRDGLVAAGLKPYVASDSNQQFFVVTNEQAARLCEACSCESFFWPDAEHTVVRFTCSWATSAADVAELVEFAGNL